One segment of Luteolibacter rhizosphaerae DNA contains the following:
- the mtnP gene encoding S-methyl-5'-thioadenosine phosphorylase, with the protein MTPIGIIGGSGLYEIEGFEQTEERHIDTPFGPPSDALVGGTLAGRQVWFLPRHGRGHRLLPTEISHRANIWALRSLDVRFLICVTAVGSLKEEYHPRDIVLPDQYFDRTSRREHHTFFGNGIVGHVAFAEPVSEGLRRILYQAAQEEEARVHFGGTYVNMDGPAFSTRAESETNRKLGFDVIGMTNLPEAKLAREAEIALATLAMITDYDCWKTDEAPVTADAVIAHLHANVSMAKRIITRAIPQIPEHPEWPEHRSLDSAIMTPNNLWPAETREKLEPILQRFL; encoded by the coding sequence ATGACCCCAATCGGCATCATCGGCGGCAGCGGACTCTACGAAATCGAAGGCTTCGAACAAACCGAAGAACGCCACATCGACACCCCCTTTGGCCCGCCCTCCGATGCCCTCGTCGGCGGCACCCTCGCCGGTCGCCAGGTCTGGTTCCTCCCCCGCCACGGCCGAGGCCACCGCCTCCTCCCCACCGAGATCAGCCACCGCGCGAACATCTGGGCCCTCCGCTCCCTCGATGTCCGCTTCCTCATCTGCGTCACCGCCGTCGGCAGCCTCAAGGAAGAGTATCATCCCCGCGACATCGTACTACCCGACCAGTACTTCGACCGCACCAGCCGCCGCGAACACCACACCTTCTTCGGGAATGGCATCGTCGGCCACGTCGCCTTCGCCGAACCCGTCAGCGAAGGCCTCCGCCGCATCCTCTACCAAGCCGCACAAGAAGAGGAAGCCCGCGTCCACTTCGGCGGCACCTACGTCAACATGGACGGCCCCGCCTTCTCCACCCGCGCGGAGAGCGAAACCAACCGCAAACTCGGCTTCGACGTCATCGGCATGACCAACCTCCCCGAAGCCAAGCTCGCCCGCGAAGCCGAGATCGCCCTCGCCACCCTCGCCATGATCACCGACTACGACTGCTGGAAGACCGACGAAGCCCCCGTCACCGCCGACGCCGTCATCGCCCACCTGCATGCGAACGTCAGCATGGCCAAACGCATCATCACCCGCGCCATCCCCCAGATCCCCGAGCACCCGGAGTGGCCCGAACACCGCTCCCTCGACAGTGCCATCATGACCCCCAACAACCTCTGGCCCGCCGAAACCCGCGAGAAGCTGGAACCGATCCTCCAGCGCTTTCTCTGA
- a CDS encoding trypsin-like peptidase domain-containing protein: protein MRAMVNDVPARLMVMLGLLIPYGVMRAQEDGTAGSGVAVGGLTTEVRTKAGEEHRAKAEAGDALAQAMLADALYYGLPSDAAFAEAAQWAEKSAAGGCPIGTAILADMFRTGKGRAHDEKKAEELAEASREPLLAGTDSANAVWLRWAALSPPRETEGLYFVGSLEGNAKHLGRNLPLMRRAIAAGDVQAAVEWAERIYKWKDWGSGREDEKKVIEVLQRAWKEGHPAATHMLGDMYAFGILIPMDEAKAETFYIEAAAAGWNPSRLALAKVVSSRYKGFVREALLRKLQEDSRSPKDSALAASWFHALESGQGLQRNPGDAARWLEMLPPPEAAIALAKVIKTACNSAKVGPTHSAAELDALFEKMEMSSPPPQAYRLIQDAGLFARETDGNKWYLRAAKGGIASAMLDVARQYAEGYGRTKSATEAGNWYRKAAATGDPHANLMAGRYWLDQGDVEEAERLFRVAASQGDGLAWEHLGDICLEGKAASKRVAEAAGCYRKAAETGGFAAAGKLVVLLESKKAKPIDAQEMARWNAAIDEALAEEDSRSRIYILTNTARKIGNGPHGDKKAAMRWWIRAAEAGDTSSARLVLLVEEPVEAKAKAKAFEVLKTSAEAGDSYDMYMVARAYEVGNGTKASAKEATRWYEAAAEKGDYFSLQLIGDRYLKGEGVPKDLTKAIKWYKTAIREGSTTTMATMGHLYSDGKHLRPDGEEAVKWFETAAAFGDGFSMYNLCILYLSGDIVPKDYVEAYVWANAAAAGDDDAIREKAIKLRKALEEVVSPESVQKAQERTQQFFVIVKESKAWLTKRIQAGKPVILSFDEPLNFHFAKVDVEDEEPAPEARPGPDRNEATKESAGEGRVIGSATAWAVSAEGHLMTAAHAVKGATMVTVTAADGTKQVASILKTDVRNDLALLKIEGKTRPLMLRPKVLMGESVATIGFPNSSLQGSAAKVTEGIVSSLSGPEDDPRLLQISVPVQPGNSGGPLLDRSGAVVGMIQARLSDAATFEQSGSIPQVVNYAQKISLIQTLLEGIEVPDAVTKGDKLELPDMVEKARPSVYLLEIR from the coding sequence ATGCGTGCGATGGTGAATGATGTTCCGGCCCGGCTTATGGTGATGCTGGGTTTGCTGATTCCTTACGGGGTGATGCGGGCTCAGGAGGATGGGACGGCCGGGTCTGGAGTGGCGGTGGGAGGCTTGACGACGGAGGTGCGGACGAAGGCGGGTGAGGAGCATCGAGCCAAGGCGGAGGCGGGGGATGCGCTTGCGCAGGCCATGCTGGCGGATGCTCTGTATTACGGGCTCCCGAGCGACGCGGCTTTTGCGGAGGCGGCGCAGTGGGCGGAGAAGTCCGCGGCGGGAGGATGCCCGATCGGGACGGCGATCCTGGCGGACATGTTCCGCACGGGAAAGGGCCGGGCCCACGATGAGAAGAAGGCGGAGGAATTGGCGGAAGCGAGCCGGGAGCCGCTGCTGGCCGGGACGGACTCTGCCAATGCGGTGTGGCTGCGCTGGGCGGCTCTATCGCCGCCACGCGAGACGGAAGGCCTGTACTTCGTCGGGTCTCTGGAGGGCAATGCGAAGCATCTGGGCCGAAACCTTCCGCTAATGAGGCGGGCGATCGCCGCGGGAGACGTGCAGGCGGCAGTGGAGTGGGCGGAGAGAATTTACAAGTGGAAGGATTGGGGGAGCGGGAGGGAGGACGAGAAGAAGGTGATCGAGGTTCTCCAGCGGGCTTGGAAGGAAGGCCACCCCGCAGCGACGCACATGCTGGGGGATATGTATGCGTTCGGGATTCTGATCCCGATGGATGAAGCGAAGGCGGAGACATTCTACATCGAGGCCGCGGCGGCAGGCTGGAATCCGAGTCGACTGGCACTGGCGAAGGTGGTCAGCAGTCGCTACAAGGGCTTCGTGCGGGAGGCTCTGCTGCGAAAGCTGCAGGAGGACTCCAGGAGCCCGAAGGATTCGGCGCTGGCGGCGAGTTGGTTCCATGCGCTGGAGAGCGGTCAGGGCTTGCAGCGGAACCCGGGCGATGCCGCGCGGTGGTTGGAGATGCTGCCGCCACCCGAGGCTGCGATCGCGCTGGCGAAGGTCATTAAGACGGCGTGCAATAGCGCGAAGGTGGGTCCAACGCACAGCGCGGCTGAGCTGGATGCGCTGTTCGAGAAGATGGAGATGTCATCTCCGCCGCCGCAGGCCTACCGGCTGATTCAAGACGCCGGTTTGTTCGCGCGGGAGACGGATGGCAACAAGTGGTACCTGCGTGCCGCGAAGGGCGGGATCGCCTCGGCCATGTTGGATGTGGCGCGCCAGTATGCGGAGGGTTACGGTCGGACCAAGAGTGCCACGGAAGCCGGGAACTGGTACCGGAAGGCGGCGGCGACGGGTGATCCGCATGCGAACCTGATGGCGGGCCGCTATTGGCTGGACCAGGGGGATGTCGAAGAGGCGGAGCGTTTGTTCCGGGTGGCGGCCTCCCAAGGCGACGGTCTGGCGTGGGAGCATCTGGGAGATATCTGCCTGGAAGGAAAGGCGGCATCGAAGCGGGTGGCGGAAGCGGCGGGCTGCTATCGCAAGGCGGCGGAGACCGGAGGTTTCGCGGCGGCGGGAAAGCTCGTGGTACTGCTGGAGAGCAAGAAGGCGAAACCGATCGATGCGCAGGAGATGGCACGCTGGAATGCGGCGATCGACGAAGCCTTGGCCGAGGAGGATTCGCGCAGCCGGATCTACATTCTGACCAACACGGCGCGGAAGATCGGCAACGGCCCGCACGGCGACAAGAAGGCGGCGATGCGCTGGTGGATACGGGCCGCGGAGGCGGGTGATACCTCGAGCGCGCGCTTGGTGCTGCTGGTCGAGGAGCCGGTGGAGGCAAAAGCCAAGGCGAAGGCATTCGAGGTGCTGAAGACTTCGGCGGAAGCCGGAGACAGCTACGACATGTATATGGTCGCGAGAGCCTACGAGGTAGGGAACGGCACGAAGGCCAGCGCGAAGGAGGCGACGCGGTGGTATGAGGCGGCCGCGGAGAAGGGGGACTACTTCTCGCTGCAGCTCATCGGGGATCGCTATCTGAAAGGTGAGGGGGTGCCCAAGGATCTGACGAAGGCGATCAAGTGGTACAAGACGGCGATCCGGGAGGGATCGACCACGACGATGGCGACGATGGGGCATCTCTATTCCGATGGGAAGCACCTGCGGCCGGACGGGGAGGAGGCGGTGAAGTGGTTCGAGACGGCGGCCGCCTTCGGCGACGGGTTCTCGATGTATAACCTCTGCATCCTGTATCTGAGCGGTGATATCGTGCCGAAGGATTATGTGGAGGCCTACGTGTGGGCGAATGCGGCGGCGGCGGGCGATGACGATGCGATCCGGGAGAAGGCGATAAAGCTGCGGAAGGCGCTGGAGGAGGTGGTGAGCCCGGAGAGCGTGCAGAAGGCGCAGGAGCGGACGCAGCAGTTCTTCGTGATAGTGAAGGAATCCAAGGCCTGGCTCACGAAGCGGATCCAAGCGGGGAAACCGGTGATCCTTTCCTTCGACGAGCCTCTGAACTTCCATTTCGCGAAGGTGGATGTCGAGGACGAGGAGCCTGCTCCCGAAGCGCGGCCTGGGCCGGATCGCAATGAGGCGACAAAGGAGAGCGCCGGCGAAGGACGGGTGATCGGCTCGGCCACGGCGTGGGCGGTATCCGCAGAGGGGCACCTGATGACCGCGGCGCACGCGGTGAAGGGGGCCACGATGGTGACGGTGACGGCTGCGGATGGAACCAAGCAGGTGGCGAGCATCCTGAAGACGGATGTGCGGAACGACCTGGCGCTGCTCAAGATCGAAGGGAAGACCCGCCCGCTGATGCTGCGGCCGAAGGTGCTGATGGGCGAGAGTGTGGCCACGATCGGATTTCCGAATTCGAGCCTGCAGGGGAGTGCGGCGAAGGTGACGGAGGGAATCGTGAGCAGCCTGAGCGGACCGGAGGATGATCCGCGGTTGCTGCAGATCTCCGTGCCGGTGCAGCCGGGAAATAGCGGCGGTCCGCTGCTGGACCGGAGTGGTGCGGTGGTGGGGATGATCCAGGCGAGATTGTCCGATGCGGCGACCTTCGAGCAGTCCGGGTCGATCCCGCAGGTGGTGAACTACGCGCAGAAGATCTCGCTGATCCAGACGCTGCTGGAAGGGATCGAAGTGCCGGATGCGGTGACGAAGGGAGACAAGCTGGAGCTGCCGGATATGGTGGAGAAGGCGCGGCCCTCCGTGTATCTGCTGGAGATCCGCTGA